Below is a window of Deinococcus apachensis DSM 19763 DNA.
CACTGATCGCGGGGGCGGAGGCGCGGGGGCACCTGGAGTTCCCGCTCTCGCAGCCGCTCGCGCGCGGGGCGCTCCTCGCCGGGCGGGCGCTCGCGCTGTTCGTGCTGCTGCTTGGCTTGGGCTTCGTGCTGTTCCTGAGCACCTGGGTGTTCGGGCAGCTTTTCCAGGCCCCGCTGCCCGCCGCCCGGGTGCTGGAGACGGCAGCGCTGCACACGCTGGGCGCCTGGGTGTTCGGCGCGCTCGCCCTCGCCGTGGGGGCGGCGACCGGGAGGCCGGGGCTCGCCTCCGCCCTGGGCGCGGGGCTGGGGACCGGGCTGGTCGTGCTGCACACCCTTTCCGGGCAGGTGACGGCCTTGCGGGACACCGGGTGGCTCAACCCCTGGCACGCCGCGCTGGCCGAGTCGCCGCTGCGAAACGTGGTGGGCGCCGGGCCGCTCCTCGCCTGCCTGCTCGCGGGGCTGGTATGGGTGTTTCTGGCGGCGCCCCTCCTCGGGCGCCGCGACGTGGGCCGCTGAGGGCAGGGGCCGGAGACGGTGCGCCATGCTCTAGCCTGAGCTCATGCGGATCGTGGTGGTGGGCGGGGTGGCGGCGGGCATGAGCGCGGCGAGCCGGGCGCGGCGGCAGAACCCCGACGTGGACGTGACCGTCTTCGAGCGCGGCGGGGCCATCAGCTACGGCGCCTGCGGCCTCCCCTACGTGATTGGCGGGGAAGTACCCGACCTGGGGGACCTGATCGCCCGGACGCCGGAGAGGATGCGCGAGCAGGGCATCGACGTGCGGGTGCGCCACGAGGTGACGGGGGTGGATGCGGGCGCCCGCACCGTCACCGTCCTCGACCGGGATGCGGGCCACACCCGCACCGAGCCCTACGACCGCCTCCTGATCGCCACCGGCGTGAACGCCGTACGGCCGGAATGGGCCAGGACCGGTCTCGACGGTGTCCACGTGCTGCGTGACCTGGCCAACGGGCAGGCCATCCTGGCGAGCCTGAGCGGGGCGACCTGCGCCTGCATCGTCGGCGCCGGGTACATCGGGCTGGAGATGGCGGAGGCGCTGCACTCGCGCGGCCTGCACGTCACCGTGCTCGAAAAGGCGCCCGAGGTCGCGGGCCGGATGCTCGACCGAGCCTACCAGCAGCGGGTGCGCGCCGAGCTGGAGCGGCACGGGGTGGAGGTCCGCTGCGGCACGAGCGTGCAGGAGTTGGTCGGCGAGGACGGGCATGTGAGAACGGTGCAGACGGACCACGGCCCGGTGCCCGCCGATCTGGTCATCGTGGCTGTGGGCGTCAAGCCGAATACGACTCTGGCCGAGGCCGCAGGAGCTCGTCTCGGGCCAACTGGCGCCGTCGCCGTCAATCCCCGGCAGGAGACGAGCGTGGACGGCGTGTACGCCGCGGGTGACAACAGCGAGAGCATTCACTGCGTCACCGGGCGGCAGGTCCACATCCCGCTCGGCCTCACCGCCAACCGCATGGGCCGGGTGGCGGGCGTGAACATGGCGGGGGGCGACGCGCGCTTTCCCGGCATCCTCGGGACGGCGATTTTCAAGACCTTCGACCTGGGCGCGGCCCGCACCGGCCTCACCCAGACGGAGGCCGAGGGGCTGGGGCTGAATGCAGTCAGCGTGGACGTGGAGAGCACGGACCATGCCGGGTACTACCCCACCGCCGCGCCCATCCACGTCCGGCTGACGGCTGAGCGGGGCAGCGGGCGCATTCTGGGCGTGCAACTCGTCGGCCAGCCCGCCAGCGTCAAGCGGGTGGACGTGGTCGCCGCCCTGCTTCACCAGCGGGGCAGCGTGCGGGACCTCTTCGAGCTGGACCTCGCCTACGCCCCGCCCTTTTCCAGCGTGTGGGACGTGCTGCTGGTGGCGGCGGATCGGCTGGGGAGGGAGATGGGCGGGAGATGAGGTTCAGGCGGACGGCACTCCCCAGGGGCACTGGTGCGGCTGGATGCAGGAATGCCCTATTCCAGCCCGAAACGGGCCATCGTGGCAGTTCCAACGCAATGAGCTGGGACGTTCGTAGAGGGGTTGCGTGGCGCCTTCGACCCGCTCGGAGACGCTGGCGTGCCCCTTCAACGACCCCCGTTCTACAGCCGACCTCTGCTCCCGAATCGATGATCGCGCTCACGACGTGCTCTACACCCAGGTGTTCCCCGAGCATCTCGATCCCGAGTTCACCTTCATCCCGCACGTCACGCTGGGCCGAGCGAAGGACCGCGCCGCGTGACATGCGGCCCTGGAGCACGCACGCGCCAATAGTCATCCCCTGGCGGTGCGGGTGGACCGTCTGACCCTGTACGCGGGGGCCGGATCGGACGGCGAACGACATTACCGATGACGGGACTTGAGGGCACAGGATAGCGCTGGCATCTTCTCCAAAGCAGAAGAGGTCGTCTGCGCTGGGCCAAACTGGGAGGAGAGGGCCGCGCTGAATTTCGCGTCTCCTTTCCTCCTACACCCGCACCAAGAACGCCGACTCGATCACGTCCAGGTCGCGGATCGCCTGAAGCTGCTCGGGCGTGAGACTATCGTCCAGCGTGAGGGTGAAGAGGGCCTGCCCGCCCTTCTGCGCGCGGCCCAGCGCCATCCCGGCGATGTTGATGCCCCAGGTTCCCAGCAGGTTGGAGAGCTTGGCGACCGCACCCGGCCGGTCCTGGTTGGAGGCGATCAGGATGAAGCCCTCGGGGGCGAGTTCGACCCGGAAGTCGCGCAAACGGGTCAGGCGGGGGCTGCGGCCGAAGACGGTGCCGCCCACCGTGCGGCTGCGCTGCTTCTCGCCGTGGGCACCGCTGACGACCCTCACAATCACCTCGGTCTGGTAGTCGGGGCTCTCCTGCTCCTCGCGCACAGCGAGGTTCAGGCCGCGCTCCTTCGCCAGGGCGCGGGCGTTGATCATGTTGGGCCGCTCGTCCGTGCTGCCGCTGAGGTAGCCGACGAGGGCGGCGGTGACGACCGGAGCGGGATCGGCCGGGAATTCACCCCGGAAGGTCACCTCCAGGTCGTGCGCGCCGGGGAGGAGCTGCGCCAGGATGCGCCCCAGCTTCTCGCCCAGGTCGAGGTAGCCGCCGAGCAATTCCATCGTCTTGGCATCAAGGGCCGGGGCATTCACCGCCCCCTTGCTCACGTCGCCGTGCAGGGCGGCGAGCACGCGGCCCACGATCTCCGCCCCGACCCGCTCCTGCGCCTCGTGGGTGTTGGCGCCAAGGTGCGCCGTGATCCCAAGATTGGGAGCATCCAGGAAGGGATGGTCTGGTGTGGGCGGCTCCTCCACAAACACGTCCACGCCCGCGCCGAAAAGGTGACCGGATTTGAGGGCGTCCACCAATGCGGTCTCCTCCACGATCCCGCCGCGCGCTGCATTCACGACAATGGCCCCGGGCCGGAGAAGAGCGAGTTCCCGCGCGCCGATCATGCCCTGCGTCTCCTCGGTGAGCGGCGTGTGGACGGTCAGGAAGTCCACCCGGGCGAGCAGTTCGTCGAGGTTCGCCGCCCTCTCTATCCCCAGGCGCTCGAACTTGTTCTCCGGCACGTAGGGGTCGAAGGCGACGACCTTCAGCCGCAGGCCTTGCGCGCGGTCAGCCACGATGGAGCCGATGCGGCCCAGGCCGACGATGCCGAGCGTCTTGTCCTTGAGTTCCACGCCCAGGAACTTGCGGTCCCACTCGCCCGCGCGGGTCTTGCGGTCGGAACGGGTGAGGCCACGGGCAGCGGCGAGCAGGTGCATGACCGCCAACTCGGCAGCGCTGACATTGTTGCTCTCGGGCGCGTTCAGGACCAGGATGCCCCGGCGCGAGCAGGCCTCCAGGTCGATGTTGTCCACGCCGACGCCGCCCCGCCCGATGACCTTCAGGCGGTCCCCGGCGGCCTCCAGCAGTTCACGGTCCACCTTGGTGCGGCTGCGGGTGATCAGGGCGTCGTACCCGGGGAGTCGGCGCAGCGTCTCCTCACGGGGGAGGTTGCCCTCGTAGTCGATCTCGAACCCCTCGTGCGATAGGTCGCCGGGGTTCATCTCGTCGCAGATCAGCACGCGCAGGGGAGCGGTGCGGGGCTGGTCCGGGGAGGTCAGCACGGGGGCCGTCATGCGGTCAGGGTAAGCGGCCCGGCGGGAAGCGGGAGGGATTTGGCTAGGGGAAGAGGCAACCCCGCGGGGTCAACTTTTCGTGAAGATGGACTTTATTTTTAGGCTGTCCTAAAATTAGGTATGTCACTGGCTCCCTTCCCCCCCGACCCTCATGCTGCCCCGGCCCACCGCTCTGACCTGGACGCCCGCATGACTGCCCGGGCGGCCGAGGTCCTGGGGCGGACGAGCCAGCGCCGGGGCCTGGCCCGTATCGCCCCCTTTCTCGGCCCCGCCGTCATCGCCTCTATCGCCTACATGGACCCGGGCAACTTCGCCACCAATATTCAGGGCGGCGCGCAATTCGGGTACACGCTGCTGTGGGTAATCTTGGCGGCGAACCTGATGGCGATGCTCATTCAGAACCTCAGCGCGAAGCTGGGGATCGCTACCGGGAAGAACCTGCCCGAGGTCATCCGGGAGCGCTGGCCCCGTCCGCTGGTCTGGCTCTACTGGATTCAGGCCGAGATCGTGGCGATGGCGACCGACCTCGCCGAGTTCCTGGGGGCCGCGCTCGCCATCCACCTCCTCACCGGGCTCCCGATGATGTGGGGGGCGGCGATCACGGGCGTGCTGACCTTCGCGCTGCTGGGCCTGCAACGGCGCGGCTTCCGCCCGCTGGAGCTGGCGATCCTGGGGTTCGTGCTCGCCATCGGGGTGGCGTACCTCGTGCAGTTCCTGATCGCGCACCCCGGCATCGGGGCGCTGCGCGGCTTCGTGCCCAGCTTCCAGGGGACGGACAGCGTGTACCTCGCGGTGGGGATCATCGGCGCGACCGTCATGCCGCACGTGATCTACCTGCACTCGGCGCTGACCCAGGGGCGCGTCCCCACCCGCACGGACGAGGAAAAGGTGCGCCTCTCGCGGCTGAACCGCCTGGACGTGCTGCTGGCGATGGGGTTCGCGGGCCTGATTAACATGAGCATGCTCGCGGTGAGTGCGGCCACCTTCCACGGCAAGGGGATTGAGGACGCGGGCAACCTGGAGACGGCCTACCGCACGCTCACCCCGCTGCTCGGCCCCGCCGCCGCCGTCGCCTTCGCCATCGCCCTCCTCGCCAGCGGCCTGAGCAGCAGCGCCGTGGGCACGATGGCCGGACAGGTCATCATGCAGGGCTTCGTACGCTTTCACATCCCGATTTGGCTGCGGCGAACCATCACCATGCTCCCCGCCTTCGCCGTGATTCTCGCGGGGCTGGACCCCACCGCCACGCTGGTGCTGTCGCAGGTGATCCTGAGTTTCGGCGTGCCCTTCGCGCTCGTGCCCCTGCTCCTCTTCACCGCCCGGCGCGACGTGATGGGCGTGTTGCAGAGCCGTCCCCTCGTCACCACGCTGGGCTGGCTCTTCGCGGCGGTGATTATCGGGTTGAACGGGTATCTGCTGTGGGGGGCGTTCGTGGGCTGAGGAGGCAGGACGTGGGGCGCGGGAGAAGCTTTTTCCGCGCCCCGCCTACTGCGTTCCGCGTCCCAGGCTCACGTCCCGCCCCAGCGCGTCCCACAGCCTCCCCCGGTACTCCTCCCCGCTCACCTCGTACACGCCCAGCCGGGCGAGGTGGGGATTCTGAATCTGGGCGTCGAGCAGGGTAAAGCCCCGCGTGTGCAGGTGCGCGGCGAGGCAGACGAGCGCGACCTTGCTCGCGTTCGTGACGCGGTGAAACTTGCTCTCGGCGATAAAGGCGCCGCCCAGGGCCAGGCCCAGGATGCCGCCCGCCAGCTCACCGTCCCGCCAGACCTCGAAGGAATGGGCCAGACCCGTGGAGTGCAGGTGCGCGTACATCGTGGTCAGCGGTGGGCTGATCCACTCGCCGTCGCGCTCGGGGGCGCCCGGCAATCGGCCCCGGCACCCCTCGACCACCTCGGCGAAGGCGGTGTCGATCCGCACCTCGAACCGGCCCAGTTCCCGCCGCAGCCGCCGCGCCACGTGCAGCCCCTCTGCCCCGGTGAGCGGCACGAGCGCCCGGCGGTCCACCGCGTACCACTGCACGCCGTCCCCATTGTCCATCAGGAAGGCGCCGCCCGCGTAGCCGCGCGCCACCTCGCGGGTGAGGGGGTCGGGGTGATTCAGGAAGTGGGAGGCTGGGGGCATGGAGTGGGGGATGAGTTGGGCGCCAAGCGGAGAGGGGACGACATGGACATGCGGGGAGAGCCGCCCCTCACCCACTCACCCCTTCGGATACAGCACCGCCTGGGTGCAGCGGAAGAGCGCCATCACCTTTCCGCCGGGACCGCGCACCTCGGCGTCCCAGACCTGGGTGGTGCGCCCGGCATGGACAGCGCGGGCCTCGCAGGTCACGAGCCCTTCACGGGCGGTGGACAGGTGGTTACTCTTGAGTTCGATGGTCGTGAAGCCGTTCGCGCCCTCCGGCAGCAGCATCCGGGTGCCGTAGCCACAGGTCGTGTCCGCCAGGGCGACGACGCTGGCGGCGTGCAGAAAACCGTTCGGGGCGAGGAGTTCGGGCCGCACCGTGAACTCGCTTCGCAGCAGGCCCTTTTCCACGTGGGTAAAGCGAATCCCGATCAGGCCCGGGAGCAGGCCCTCGCCGAGCGCGTTGAGTTGATTCAGGTTGGGGTGGTCGGGCATCGCGGCCAGGCTAGCAGCGCCCGGTGAGGGAAACACTGCCCCCGATGGGGGAAAGAGCCGAAGTCCCTCAATACGGCAGCGCAGCCAGACGCAGGAGCGTCTCGCGGGCCTCTTCGGCGCTTGTCAATCGCCGGGTGCGGTCGGGCTCGGTCAGCGCAGCCAGAAGGGCGTCGAGCGGGTCGGGCGTGGGCGGCGGCGGGAGGTCCGGCCCCGAGAGCGCGCCGTGAAGCCCCCAGCCCAGCAGCACGCCCACGCTGTAGAGGTCGCTCTCGGGACCCAGGTGCTCGCCCCGCGCCGCCTCGGGGCTCTGGAAGGCGGCAGTGCCCATGCGGGTGGGGGTGGCGAAGGCCTCGCGGATGGGGCCGGAGAGGTCGAGGTCCACCAGCTTGGCGCTGCCGTCGGGCTCGACGAGGATGTTCTCGGGCTTCACGTCGCGGTGGACGATCCCGCGCTCGTGCAGGTAGCCCAGCCCGTCGAGCAGGTGGACGAGCGTGAGCAAAAAGGCGCGGCGGTCGTGCGTCAGCGCCGGGCGGCGGGCGTAGCGGTCGAACAGCACCGTGCCGCGCGCCAGGGTCACGATCAGGGCGGGCTGGTCGTCAATGCGGACCGGGGCGAGCACCCGCGCCAGCCGGGGGTGGTCGAGCAGGGCGCCGTTGCCGTACTCGCGCAGCGCGTGCGAGGCGAAGCGGGGGTCGAAGATTTTGACGGCACAGGGCTGCCCGGCGGGACCCACGGCGAAGTACACCACGCTGTGTGACCCCCGGCCGAGGGGCCGCACCAGCCGCACCCCCTCCCCCACCACCTGTCCTGCCAGCGGCATCTCCCCCCACGCTACCGCAGGGAGGGGCCGGGCGGTAGCCCCGGCGGGGGTCCCCAGGCTCCCATCACGGCCGAGTTCAGCGGCGTTGTCACCCTGAGCGCGAGCTTGGGTCCACAACGGCAGTTGGAGACGCCCCGCCT
It encodes the following:
- a CDS encoding ABC transporter permease subunit; its protein translation is MWLEVFRQSLRDTWRGLAWWAVGLTLYVLLILAFYPSIKNDPAISQVIQNLPEALRSLFGEDFSSPAGYVGGRLFSLMPVLLSVFAGLSGAALIAGAEARGHLEFPLSQPLARGALLAGRALALFVLLLGLGFVLFLSTWVFGQLFQAPLPAARVLETAALHTLGAWVFGALALAVGAATGRPGLASALGAGLGTGLVVLHTLSGQVTALRDTGWLNPWHAALAESPLRNVVGAGPLLACLLAGLVWVFLAAPLLGRRDVGR
- a CDS encoding FAD-dependent oxidoreductase, whose product is MRIVVVGGVAAGMSAASRARRQNPDVDVTVFERGGAISYGACGLPYVIGGEVPDLGDLIARTPERMREQGIDVRVRHEVTGVDAGARTVTVLDRDAGHTRTEPYDRLLIATGVNAVRPEWARTGLDGVHVLRDLANGQAILASLSGATCACIVGAGYIGLEMAEALHSRGLHVTVLEKAPEVAGRMLDRAYQQRVRAELERHGVEVRCGTSVQELVGEDGHVRTVQTDHGPVPADLVIVAVGVKPNTTLAEAAGARLGPTGAVAVNPRQETSVDGVYAAGDNSESIHCVTGRQVHIPLGLTANRMGRVAGVNMAGGDARFPGILGTAIFKTFDLGAARTGLTQTEAEGLGLNAVSVDVESTDHAGYYPTAAPIHVRLTAERGSGRILGVQLVGQPASVKRVDVVAALLHQRGSVRDLFELDLAYAPPFSSVWDVLLVAADRLGREMGGR
- the serA gene encoding phosphoglycerate dehydrogenase, whose product is MTAPVLTSPDQPRTAPLRVLICDEMNPGDLSHEGFEIDYEGNLPREETLRRLPGYDALITRSRTKVDRELLEAAGDRLKVIGRGGVGVDNIDLEACSRRGILVLNAPESNNVSAAELAVMHLLAAARGLTRSDRKTRAGEWDRKFLGVELKDKTLGIVGLGRIGSIVADRAQGLRLKVVAFDPYVPENKFERLGIERAANLDELLARVDFLTVHTPLTEETQGMIGARELALLRPGAIVVNAARGGIVEETALVDALKSGHLFGAGVDVFVEEPPTPDHPFLDAPNLGITAHLGANTHEAQERVGAEIVGRVLAALHGDVSKGAVNAPALDAKTMELLGGYLDLGEKLGRILAQLLPGAHDLEVTFRGEFPADPAPVVTAALVGYLSGSTDERPNMINARALAKERGLNLAVREEQESPDYQTEVIVRVVSGAHGEKQRSRTVGGTVFGRSPRLTRLRDFRVELAPEGFILIASNQDRPGAVAKLSNLLGTWGINIAGMALGRAQKGGQALFTLTLDDSLTPEQLQAIRDLDVIESAFLVRV
- a CDS encoding Nramp family divalent metal transporter, translated to MSLAPFPPDPHAAPAHRSDLDARMTARAAEVLGRTSQRRGLARIAPFLGPAVIASIAYMDPGNFATNIQGGAQFGYTLLWVILAANLMAMLIQNLSAKLGIATGKNLPEVIRERWPRPLVWLYWIQAEIVAMATDLAEFLGAALAIHLLTGLPMMWGAAITGVLTFALLGLQRRGFRPLELAILGFVLAIGVAYLVQFLIAHPGIGALRGFVPSFQGTDSVYLAVGIIGATVMPHVIYLHSALTQGRVPTRTDEEKVRLSRLNRLDVLLAMGFAGLINMSMLAVSAATFHGKGIEDAGNLETAYRTLTPLLGPAAAVAFAIALLASGLSSSAVGTMAGQVIMQGFVRFHIPIWLRRTITMLPAFAVILAGLDPTATLVLSQVILSFGVPFALVPLLLFTARRDVMGVLQSRPLVTTLGWLFAAVIIGLNGYLLWGAFVG
- the aat gene encoding leucyl/phenylalanyl-tRNA--protein transferase, whose amino-acid sequence is MPPASHFLNHPDPLTREVARGYAGGAFLMDNGDGVQWYAVDRRALVPLTGAEGLHVARRLRRELGRFEVRIDTAFAEVVEGCRGRLPGAPERDGEWISPPLTTMYAHLHSTGLAHSFEVWRDGELAGGILGLALGGAFIAESKFHRVTNASKVALVCLAAHLHTRGFTLLDAQIQNPHLARLGVYEVSGEEYRGRLWDALGRDVSLGRGTQ
- a CDS encoding PaaI family thioesterase codes for the protein MPDHPNLNQLNALGEGLLPGLIGIRFTHVEKGLLRSEFTVRPELLAPNGFLHAASVVALADTTCGYGTRMLLPEGANGFTTIELKSNHLSTAREGLVTCEARAVHAGRTTQVWDAEVRGPGGKVMALFRCTQAVLYPKG
- a CDS encoding serine/threonine-protein kinase; this translates as MPLAGQVVGEGVRLVRPLGRGSHSVVYFAVGPAGQPCAVKIFDPRFASHALREYGNGALLDHPRLARVLAPVRIDDQPALIVTLARGTVLFDRYARRPALTHDRRAFLLTLVHLLDGLGYLHERGIVHRDVKPENILVEPDGSAKLVDLDLSGPIREAFATPTRMGTAAFQSPEAARGEHLGPESDLYSVGVLLGWGLHGALSGPDLPPPPTPDPLDALLAALTEPDRTRRLTSAEEARETLLRLAALPY